The following are encoded in a window of Pseudalgibacter alginicilyticus genomic DNA:
- a CDS encoding T9SS type A sorting domain-containing protein: MDFNPNAGHQITLTTMDLKYDRSSSDGPTKLDIQVDAGSGFTSVFTDLSVSENGENINNIDLTAFINITETIRFRLYAYEANSALGTLDIEEHTTTNKGIIIKGVVSAIPCIGLPITWNGSNWFPIDPPLITSHVIIAGDYNTTTHGSFKACSLTISPGFELRVTDEHYVEIINDVSVDGRITVESQGNFVQNNGASTTKVNAGGAALVSKTKTMQKWYTYTYWSSPSKTETIESALGNTPIDRRFTFNAANYEDLLSEVNNTNTFIAGQDGIDDDGNDWVNTPTGAMTPGVGYAAVANELGTAFPRQEIFEFYGDFNNGDVIVPLVNNSGGAYEDWNLVGNPYPGAISADQFFLVNSGLVDLIYLWDQSTPPSSNNSGSQGSNFSNDDYAIINGVGEIGARADTGTPPSRFIPSGQGFFVIAQTSGNLTFSNSMRGISHDNSLFFKSPNTKNKKSDATVSNKLWVNLTSDNGVYKQIMIGYVNGATNGNDGAFYDAPRDYASLKDTSLYSIIESDNGKFAIQGKDVNSLNKNENIKLGFKSTIKVATLFKLSIAQLHGNFFNKNTIYLKDNLLNQVHNLSESNYTFTSEAGEFNDRFEIAFDTEGILSADPVIMNKNDINIVELHNNRVQFNIPENLKIKSVKIFDLFGRQLYNFIGQNSTETYTLYNVSNMVYIAKITLSNDAVITKKAVKK, from the coding sequence ATGGACTTTAACCCCAATGCTGGACATCAAATTACTCTAACCACCATGGACTTAAAATATGACAGGAGTTCTTCTGATGGTCCAACAAAGCTAGATATTCAAGTTGATGCAGGTTCTGGGTTTACCTCTGTATTTACGGACCTTTCTGTATCTGAAAATGGAGAAAACATTAATAATATTGATTTGACTGCCTTTATAAATATAACTGAAACCATTAGGTTTCGTTTATATGCCTATGAAGCTAATAGCGCGCTTGGAACTCTTGATATAGAAGAACATACCACAACAAATAAAGGTATAATAATAAAAGGTGTAGTATCTGCAATACCATGCATTGGGCTTCCTATCACTTGGAATGGTAGTAATTGGTTTCCTATTGATCCACCTTTAATAACAAGCCATGTTATTATTGCAGGTGATTATAATACCACCACACATGGTAGCTTTAAAGCCTGTAGTTTAACTATAAGCCCTGGGTTTGAACTAAGAGTTACTGATGAACATTATGTTGAAATAATTAATGATGTTAGTGTAGATGGTAGAATTACGGTGGAATCACAAGGTAATTTTGTTCAAAATAACGGGGCCTCAACCACCAAAGTAAATGCTGGTGGTGCTGCCTTAGTTTCTAAAACAAAAACCATGCAAAAATGGTATACCTATACCTATTGGAGTTCGCCTTCCAAAACTGAAACTATTGAATCTGCATTGGGAAATACACCTATTGATAGACGCTTTACCTTTAATGCTGCTAACTATGAAGATCTTTTATCTGAAGTTAATAATACTAACACCTTTATTGCTGGTCAAGATGGAATTGATGATGATGGTAATGATTGGGTAAATACACCTACAGGAGCTATGACTCCTGGTGTTGGTTATGCTGCAGTGGCAAATGAATTGGGCACAGCCTTTCCTCGTCAAGAAATTTTTGAATTTTATGGCGACTTTAATAATGGTGACGTTATAGTGCCTTTAGTTAATAACAGTGGAGGAGCTTATGAAGATTGGAATTTGGTTGGAAATCCATACCCTGGTGCAATAAGTGCTGATCAATTCTTTTTAGTTAACAGCGGGTTGGTAGATCTGATTTATTTATGGGATCAGAGCACACCACCAAGTAGTAATAATAGCGGCTCACAAGGTTCTAATTTTTCAAACGATGATTATGCTATAATAAATGGTGTAGGAGAAATAGGAGCTAGAGCAGATACAGGCACTCCTCCAAGTAGGTTTATACCTTCAGGCCAAGGCTTTTTTGTTATCGCTCAAACTTCAGGCAATTTAACATTTAGTAATTCCATGCGTGGTATTAGTCATGATAATAGCCTATTCTTTAAAAGTCCTAATACTAAAAATAAAAAAAGTGACGCCACAGTTTCAAATAAGCTTTGGGTAAATTTAACCTCAGATAATGGTGTTTATAAACAAATAATGATTGGCTATGTAAATGGCGCTACAAATGGTAATGATGGAGCATTTTATGATGCACCTCGTGATTATGCATCTTTAAAAGACACTTCTCTATATTCTATTATTGAAAGTGACAACGGTAAATTTGCCATTCAAGGTAAAGATGTCAATAGTTTAAACAAAAATGAAAATATTAAGCTTGGGTTCAAATCAACAATTAAAGTGGCTACTTTATTCAAACTTTCTATAGCCCAATTGCACGGCAACTTCTTTAATAAAAACACTATATACTTAAAAGACAACCTACTCAACCAAGTACACAATTTATCAGAAAGCAATTATACATTTACATCAGAAGCAGGAGAGTTTAATGACCGTTTTGAAATAGCATTCGATACTGAAGGTATTTTATCAGCAGATCCCGTAATAATGAATAAAAATGATATAAATATTGTTGAACTGCATAACAATCGAGTACAATTTAATATTCCTGAGAACTTAAAAATAAAATCGGTAAAAATTTTCGACCTTTTTGGAAGGCAACTTTATAACTTTATAGGGCAAAACAGTACAGAAACTTACACACTTTATAATGTAAGCAATATGGTTTATATTGCTAAAATCACACTATCCAATGATGCTGTAATTACTAAAAAGGCAGTTAAAAAATAA
- a CDS encoding regulatory protein RecX, translated as MLPSKKTFTLQEATQKMEQYCAYQERCHQEVRKKLETMHMIPEAIDIVMVHLLEHNFLNEERFAKTFVSGKFRIKAWGRGRLVYELKKKNVSKVNINQALREISDEEYNEIFNDLAEKRVNSIKEKNLYKKKKKFVDYFLYRGWESFLVYDKANELIK; from the coding sequence ATGTTACCATCAAAAAAAACATTTACCTTACAAGAAGCTACCCAAAAAATGGAGCAGTATTGTGCGTATCAAGAACGTTGCCATCAAGAGGTTCGAAAAAAGTTAGAAACCATGCACATGATACCTGAAGCTATCGATATTGTTATGGTGCACCTTTTAGAACATAACTTTCTTAATGAAGAGCGTTTTGCTAAAACATTTGTAAGCGGTAAGTTCAGGATAAAGGCTTGGGGCCGTGGTCGATTAGTTTATGAACTTAAGAAAAAAAATGTAAGTAAAGTTAATATAAATCAAGCACTTAGGGAAATTTCTGACGAGGAATATAACGAGATTTTTAATGATTTAGCCGAAAAAAGGGTTAATTCTATCAAAGAAAAGAACCTTTATAAGAAAAAAAAGAAGTTTGTAGATTACTTTCTATACCGTGGATGGGAGTCTTTTTTGGTGTATGATAAAGCTAATGAATTGATTAAATAA
- a CDS encoding DUF6646 family protein produces MKNLILIVTLLTVSFVNAQAFSGKGDNKFQVGANLQNNSTGLNISYDFGVGENISLGFSSTYALGIDDVDVLDANFGDRFDIRARFNANLGNVINIDDNFDLYPGLSFGLKNFGGHLGMRYFFTDGFGVVTELNAPFAKYNTEVLTPAEKLHNQFTVNLGAVFNL; encoded by the coding sequence ATGAAAAATTTAATTTTAATAGTAACACTACTAACCGTATCTTTTGTAAACGCACAAGCGTTTTCTGGAAAAGGTGATAACAAATTTCAAGTAGGGGCTAATCTTCAAAATAATTCTACGGGACTTAATATAAGTTATGATTTTGGTGTTGGCGAAAACATTTCATTAGGATTTTCATCTACCTATGCATTAGGTATTGATGATGTGGATGTTTTAGATGCCAATTTTGGTGACCGCTTTGACATCAGAGCTCGTTTTAATGCGAACTTAGGTAATGTAATAAATATTGATGATAACTTTGATTTATATCCTGGTTTGAGTTTCGGACTCAAAAACTTTGGTGGACATTTGGGAATGCGTTATTTCTTTACTGATGGTTTTGGCGTTGTTACCGAATTAAATGCTCCTTTTGCAAAATATAACACGGAGGTTTTAACACCTGCTGAAAAATTACATAATCAATTTACAGTTAATTTAGGAGCTGTTTTTAATTTGTAA
- a CDS encoding cupin-like domain-containing protein codes for MALNLLDIPRVKTITKADFLKHYFKPQKPVVIERFIEDWPAYTKWNLNYIKSLANDMIVPLYDDRPVDFKDGFNQPHAKMKLGDYIDLLKREPTKYRIFLWNAIKEIPQLSKDFTFPDFGIRLMKNIPMLFFGGQNSHTFMHYDIDLANIFHFHFEGEKQIILYDQKQNDYLYKIPHSLITREDINFNNPNFEKWPLLKKAKGYKTTLNHGEILYIPEGYWHHMHYITPGFSMSLRAIARNPKNLSKAIYNIFIMRNYDNAMRRLKGQKWIDWKNKQAIIRTHKGL; via the coding sequence TTGGCATTAAATTTATTAGACATCCCTCGGGTAAAAACCATAACAAAAGCAGATTTTTTAAAACACTACTTTAAACCACAAAAACCAGTAGTTATTGAACGGTTTATAGAAGATTGGCCCGCTTATACTAAATGGAACTTAAATTATATTAAGAGCTTAGCTAATGATATGATTGTACCCTTATACGATGATAGACCCGTAGATTTTAAAGATGGATTTAATCAACCTCATGCTAAAATGAAATTGGGTGATTATATTGATTTATTAAAGCGCGAACCTACTAAATACCGTATCTTTCTATGGAATGCTATTAAGGAAATCCCACAACTTTCAAAAGATTTTACATTTCCAGATTTTGGAATTCGACTTATGAAAAACATTCCCATGTTGTTCTTTGGAGGCCAAAATTCGCATACTTTTATGCATTATGATATTGATTTAGCAAATATTTTTCACTTCCATTTTGAAGGCGAAAAACAAATTATACTGTATGATCAAAAACAGAATGACTATTTGTATAAAATACCACACTCTTTAATTACTCGAGAAGATATTAATTTTAATAACCCCAATTTTGAAAAATGGCCTTTATTAAAAAAGGCAAAAGGCTATAAAACGACACTCAATCATGGTGAAATCTTATATATCCCCGAAGGATATTGGCATCATATGCATTACATTACCCCTGGTTTCTCTATGAGTTTGCGTGCCATTGCTAGAAATCCTAAAAATCTTAGCAAAGCTATTTATAATATATTTATTATGCGAAATTATGATAATGCCATGCGCCGATTAAAAGGGCAAAAATGGATTGACTGGAAAAACAAACAAGCTATAATAAGAACCCATAAAGGTTTATAA
- a CDS encoding TonB-dependent receptor plug domain-containing protein, protein MKTKFAITALILSTLIGYAQDKQQNQALDTIIISSTRIDLPFKENSRTINIISSEDIKNSAANNIADVLQQIAGIDVRRRGTSGSQADLYIRGGSFDQTLILIDGIKMDDAQTGHHTMNAALPIEIIERIEVIKGPAARVFGQNAFTGAINIVTKKELKNMVSAKTETGSFGQLNAGITVGTDFENSSHIVHFDKMSSEGYRHNTDYDNSNYFVKSHFNKNRKAIEMIATFQERKFGANGFYARESATEQYEETQNSLIGFSTKFKTEKLTIKPRVYWKRNQDDYIYLRNDPTVYRNLHITNKMGAEVNASYKSNIGITGFGIDISKVYLKSNNLGNRNRFMTTLFLEHEFKLLNNKLDFTPGVAVTYFSDFDFYAFPGLDVGYKITDQLKMYGNIGYTYRTPTYTDLFYNDPSTAGNPELEVEEAFAQEIGIKYFSPKFSGSLAIYNRDAKNLIDFIRPDTTEPVYTATNITKVNTQGFEVDLAYHFNINTFKQTLSIGYNFLEDDILDQNKELSRYSLNTLKHHFTSRLSTQLFKNISQNLIYKHAERTTGESYNVWDASLVLNLKQLEFTITASNIFNADYIEAGFVPMPPSNMLFGLRYNFN, encoded by the coding sequence ATGAAAACTAAATTCGCCATAACTGCCTTAATTTTATCAACTTTAATTGGTTACGCTCAAGACAAGCAACAAAATCAAGCCTTAGATACAATAATTATTTCATCAACAAGAATAGACCTTCCATTTAAGGAAAACTCAAGAACTATTAATATTATTTCTTCTGAAGACATTAAAAATAGTGCTGCTAATAATATTGCAGATGTATTGCAGCAAATTGCTGGTATAGATGTAAGACGCCGCGGAACTTCAGGGAGTCAAGCCGATTTATATATTAGAGGCGGAAGTTTCGATCAAACTTTAATACTTATTGATGGTATAAAAATGGATGATGCGCAAACAGGCCACCATACCATGAATGCAGCCTTACCAATTGAAATTATTGAGCGTATTGAAGTTATTAAAGGTCCTGCTGCAAGAGTTTTTGGACAAAACGCTTTTACAGGTGCAATAAATATTGTTACCAAAAAAGAATTAAAAAACATGGTTTCTGCTAAAACGGAAACAGGCTCTTTTGGACAATTAAATGCAGGAATTACAGTTGGTACAGACTTTGAAAATTCATCCCATATAGTACATTTTGACAAAATGTCTTCTGAAGGGTACAGACATAATACCGATTACGATAACAGTAATTATTTTGTAAAAAGTCATTTTAATAAAAACAGAAAAGCCATTGAAATGATTGCTACATTTCAAGAACGAAAATTTGGTGCAAATGGTTTTTATGCCAGAGAAAGTGCTACAGAACAATACGAAGAGACACAAAATAGCCTCATTGGATTTTCTACGAAGTTTAAAACGGAAAAACTAACCATTAAACCACGCGTATATTGGAAACGCAATCAAGATGATTATATATATTTAAGAAACGACCCAACTGTTTATAGAAATTTACATATAACTAATAAAATGGGTGCCGAAGTTAATGCTTCTTACAAATCTAATATAGGTATTACAGGTTTTGGTATAGATATTTCTAAAGTGTACCTTAAAAGCAACAATTTAGGCAATAGAAATAGATTTATGACTACGCTGTTTTTAGAACATGAATTTAAACTATTAAATAACAAATTAGATTTTACCCCAGGAGTTGCTGTAACGTATTTTTCTGATTTCGATTTTTATGCTTTTCCTGGCTTAGATGTTGGATATAAAATAACCGATCAATTAAAAATGTATGGAAATATTGGTTACACATACAGAACACCAACCTATACTGATTTGTTTTATAACGACCCTAGCACCGCGGGAAATCCAGAATTAGAAGTTGAAGAAGCCTTTGCCCAAGAAATCGGCATCAAATATTTTTCACCTAAATTTTCAGGTTCATTAGCAATTTACAATAGAGATGCTAAAAACTTAATTGATTTTATTCGACCAGATACTACTGAACCTGTTTATACCGCTACTAACATAACCAAAGTAAATACTCAAGGATTTGAAGTTGATTTAGCGTATCACTTTAACATTAATACATTTAAACAAACACTATCAATTGGTTACAATTTTTTGGAAGATGATATTTTAGACCAAAATAAAGAACTATCTCGTTATTCATTAAACACATTGAAACATCATTTTACAAGCCGTTTAAGCACACAATTGTTTAAAAATATAAGTCAGAATTTGATATATAAGCATGCAGAGCGCACCACGGGCGAAAGCTATAATGTTTGGGATGCCTCATTAGTATTAAACTTAAAACAATTAGAATTTACAATAACAGCAAGTAATATTTTTAATGCAGATTATATTGAAGCTGGTTTTGTACCCATGCCACCAAGTAACATGTTATTTGGTCTTCGTTATAACTTTAATTAA
- a CDS encoding PLP-dependent aminotransferase family protein has translation MNSPVDQLLKQLVQFDKCSPQPVYIQIAQQIINAIQRGYLSIGTVLPGTRVLSRLLKIHRNTVVAVYEELASQGWVEIIPNKGTFILMPEQTTAPIKATTQQLDQVYENSKKPGFPFQPSFNLASTLQTSKARYSINDGTPDLRLHPVHQFSRWYSAAMKRKSLISKWNRTTQVFHSVFETQLCNYLNATRGFHIKPNNLISTRSTEMSLYIVSRLLIKPKDVVIVGHLSNYAANMIFQQAGANIKTIPIDSNGLDIDYIRTHFVKDSVRCVYVCAHRHYPTSVTLSAERRLKLLELAKAYQFAIIEDDYDYDFQFEGSAMLPMASADANGVVVYLGKLGQSLFPSFQTGFVVATESLISEAKNYLQLLDKQGDIVQEQMLTELIYEGEIYRLIKKNVMVYKQRRDSLEMYLTRYFKDLITWEKPSGGLAIWLQFKYNISLVKLAEAAENYDLFLPKTILYQDRDTCAIRFGYGHLNEEEIESVIIKLKQAYNTVFKDFV, from the coding sequence ATGAATAGTCCGGTTGACCAACTTTTAAAGCAATTAGTCCAATTTGATAAATGTAGTCCACAACCTGTTTATATACAAATAGCGCAGCAGATTATAAATGCCATCCAACGCGGCTATTTATCTATAGGTACGGTACTACCAGGAACACGAGTTTTAAGTCGACTTTTAAAAATCCATAGAAACACTGTAGTAGCTGTTTATGAGGAATTGGCATCCCAAGGATGGGTAGAAATAATTCCTAATAAAGGTACTTTTATATTAATGCCAGAACAAACTACAGCTCCTATAAAAGCAACCACTCAACAATTAGATCAGGTTTATGAGAATTCTAAAAAACCTGGTTTTCCTTTTCAGCCTTCATTCAATTTGGCGTCTACTTTGCAAACATCAAAAGCAAGGTATAGTATTAATGATGGTACTCCTGATTTAAGACTCCATCCTGTACATCAGTTTTCTAGATGGTACAGTGCCGCTATGAAACGAAAATCGTTAATTTCAAAATGGAACAGAACCACACAAGTATTCCATTCTGTTTTTGAAACTCAATTATGCAATTACTTAAATGCTACTAGAGGATTTCATATAAAACCAAACAACCTTATAAGTACTCGAAGTACTGAAATGAGTTTATATATAGTATCTCGACTTTTAATAAAGCCAAAGGATGTTGTCATAGTGGGGCATTTAAGTAATTATGCAGCTAATATGATTTTTCAGCAAGCAGGAGCTAATATAAAAACCATTCCAATTGATAGCAATGGATTGGATATTGATTATATACGAACTCATTTTGTAAAAGATAGTGTTCGGTGTGTCTATGTATGTGCCCATAGGCATTACCCAACATCTGTCACTTTGAGTGCAGAACGCCGTTTAAAATTGTTGGAATTGGCTAAGGCCTATCAATTTGCTATTATTGAAGATGATTATGATTATGATTTTCAGTTTGAAGGGTCAGCTATGTTACCAATGGCAAGTGCCGATGCTAATGGTGTGGTAGTTTATTTAGGCAAACTTGGTCAGTCGTTATTTCCAAGTTTTCAAACAGGATTTGTAGTTGCTACTGAAAGTTTAATTTCTGAAGCCAAAAATTATTTACAATTATTAGATAAACAAGGTGATATTGTGCAAGAACAAATGCTTACTGAATTAATTTATGAAGGAGAAATTTATAGACTCATAAAAAAAAATGTTATGGTTTATAAGCAAAGACGCGATAGTTTAGAAATGTATTTAACAAGGTATTTTAAGGATTTGATTACTTGGGAAAAACCTTCGGGCGGATTGGCCATATGGTTGCAGTTTAAATATAATATTTCATTGGTTAAATTAGCAGAGGCCGCTGAAAACTACGATTTATTTCTTCCTAAAACGATTCTTTATCAAGATAGAGACACTTGTGCCATTCGTTTTGGATATGGGCATTTAAATGAAGAAGAAATAGAATCAGTTATTATAAAATTAAAACAAGCTTACAATACAGTATTTAAAGATTTTGTTTAA
- a CDS encoding aldo/keto reductase, whose amino-acid sequence MKYTTLPKTDIKVSKICLGSMTWGNQNTEVEGHAQLDYAFNQGVNFIDTAEMYPVPASPKTQGATSKIIGNWLKKTGNRHNVVLASKIIGRPSDYTAHIRSTGLSGHSIVEAINAELKRLQTDYIDLYQIHWPERDTNTFSTRDYKHKPDDIWKDNFNEVLHKLDEQIKLGKIRQIGISNEKAWGTMRFLEESKAHCLPRMKTIQNAYSLLNRIYEGDMAEISMRENIGLLAYSPMAFGVLSGKYIKETAADNARLKLFPRFSRYSSKSCTEATKHYLKIAEDNNMTLAQMSLAFVTQQDFVTSNIIGATNLQQLKENINSIYVTVNNDVLKQINEIHKLIPNPAT is encoded by the coding sequence ATGAAATACACAACCCTTCCCAAAACCGATATAAAAGTTAGTAAAATATGTTTAGGTTCTATGACCTGGGGCAATCAAAACACCGAAGTTGAAGGCCATGCTCAATTAGATTATGCTTTTAATCAAGGGGTTAATTTCATTGATACAGCCGAAATGTATCCCGTGCCAGCAAGTCCTAAAACGCAAGGTGCAACCAGTAAAATTATTGGCAATTGGCTAAAAAAAACTGGCAACCGTCATAATGTAGTTTTAGCCAGTAAAATTATAGGTCGCCCAAGCGATTATACGGCACATATTAGGTCAACTGGTTTAAGTGGGCATTCCATTGTAGAAGCCATAAATGCAGAATTAAAACGCTTACAAACTGATTACATCGATTTATATCAAATACACTGGCCTGAACGTGATACCAACACCTTTAGTACTCGAGATTATAAACACAAGCCAGATGATATTTGGAAAGATAATTTTAATGAAGTTCTACATAAACTTGATGAACAAATCAAATTAGGTAAAATCCGTCAAATTGGTATTTCAAATGAAAAAGCTTGGGGAACCATGCGTTTTTTAGAAGAATCTAAAGCCCATTGTTTACCTCGTATGAAAACCATTCAAAATGCCTATTCATTACTTAACAGAATTTACGAAGGTGATATGGCCGAAATTTCCATGCGTGAAAATATAGGCTTATTAGCTTATTCTCCTATGGCATTTGGAGTACTTTCTGGCAAATACATAAAAGAAACAGCTGCGGACAATGCACGATTAAAATTATTTCCAAGGTTTTCGCGTTACAGTAGCAAATCATGCACTGAAGCAACAAAACACTACCTAAAAATAGCAGAAGATAATAATATGACCTTAGCTCAAATGAGTTTGGCATTTGTTACCCAACAAGATTTTGTAACAAGTAATATTATTGGAGCCACCAATTTACAACAATTAAAAGAAAATATTAACTCAATTTATGTTACCGTGAATAACGACGTTTTAAAACAAATTAATGAAATACATAAATTAATTCCTAATCCAGCAACTTAA
- a CDS encoding OmpA family protein: protein MIRKITLSVVVLMLLASCVSPKVYKDLENKYTNLKEENRKISEENRDLLLAKNKLENELSKLQKQYKEADSNRKRLQGEYDAAQTNLENLKASYDALEKNSSRSIAENSQKNRELLAALEAKEQALAAENSRLEKLKKELEDRSSRVAELEAIIASKDAAMTTLKNAISKALTDFEGKGLTVEQRDGKVYVSMENKLLFSSGSWAVGAEGRRAVNQLGTVLGENPDIAVLIEGHTDNAPYQGNGNISDNWDLSTKRATAIVNILRDNDKINPENLTAAGRGEFAPIASNETIQGKAKNRRIEVILTPKLDELSKLLGEH from the coding sequence ATGATTAGAAAAATCACATTATCAGTCGTTGTGTTGATGCTTTTAGCATCCTGTGTTTCTCCTAAAGTCTATAAAGATTTAGAAAATAAATACACTAATTTAAAAGAAGAAAACAGAAAAATTTCTGAAGAAAACAGAGATTTATTATTGGCCAAAAACAAACTTGAAAATGAATTGAGTAAACTTCAAAAACAATATAAAGAAGCAGACTCAAATAGAAAAAGATTACAAGGTGAATACGATGCTGCCCAAACCAATTTAGAAAATTTAAAAGCGTCTTATGATGCTTTAGAAAAAAACAGTTCAAGATCTATTGCTGAAAACTCACAAAAAAACAGAGAATTATTAGCCGCATTAGAAGCTAAAGAACAAGCTTTAGCCGCAGAAAACTCACGATTGGAAAAACTTAAAAAAGAATTAGAAGACCGTTCTAGCCGTGTAGCAGAACTAGAAGCCATCATCGCCTCCAAAGATGCAGCCATGACAACACTAAAAAATGCTATTTCAAAAGCTTTAACAGATTTTGAAGGTAAAGGGTTAACTGTTGAGCAACGTGATGGGAAAGTATATGTATCAATGGAGAACAAATTACTTTTCAGTTCTGGAAGCTGGGCTGTAGGAGCTGAAGGACGAAGAGCTGTTAATCAATTAGGAACCGTACTTGGTGAAAACCCAGATATTGCTGTTTTAATTGAAGGTCATACAGATAACGCACCATATCAAGGCAATGGCAATATAAGTGATAACTGGGATTTATCAACCAAAAGAGCAACCGCTATTGTGAATATTTTAAGAGATAATGATAAAATAAACCCAGAAAATTTAACAGCAGCAGGTCGTGGAGAATTTGCACCTATTGCATCCAATGAAACCATTCAAGGTAAAGCAAAAAACAGACGCATAGAAGTTATTTTAACACCTAAGTTAGATGAGCTTTCCAAGTTATTAGGAGAGCATTAA
- a CDS encoding exodeoxyribonuclease III codes for MKIISYNVNGIRAAINKGFIDWLKSANPDVICLQEIKAMKEQLDVTLFEDAGYKYNYWFSAEKKGYSGVAILSKIKPNHVEYGTGIASMDFEGRNLRADFDGISIMSLYLPSGTNDARLNHKLEYMDMFQEYINNLKKEIPNLVICGDYNICHEEIDIHNPKMKGVSGFLPVERAWIGAFIDSGFIDSFRYLNANLQQYSWWSYRANARANNKGWRLDYAMVSKPLQENIKRAVILHDAIHSDHCPILVSIEK; via the coding sequence ATGAAAATAATATCATATAATGTAAACGGTATACGTGCAGCCATTAATAAAGGTTTTATAGATTGGTTAAAAAGTGCAAATCCAGACGTTATTTGTTTACAAGAAATTAAAGCCATGAAAGAACAATTAGATGTAACTCTTTTTGAAGATGCAGGCTATAAATATAATTACTGGTTTAGTGCTGAAAAAAAGGGATATAGCGGCGTTGCTATTTTAAGCAAAATAAAACCCAATCATGTGGAGTATGGCACAGGAATTGCTTCTATGGACTTTGAAGGTAGAAATCTTCGTGCAGATTTTGATGGTATTTCAATCATGAGTTTATATTTACCATCCGGAACTAATGATGCTCGCTTAAACCATAAGTTAGAATACATGGATATGTTTCAAGAATACATTAATAACTTGAAAAAAGAAATTCCAAACTTAGTTATTTGTGGCGATTATAATATTTGCCATGAAGAAATTGATATTCATAACCCTAAAATGAAAGGTGTTTCTGGGTTTTTACCAGTTGAACGTGCTTGGATTGGTGCTTTTATTGATAGTGGATTTATTGATTCTTTCAGGTACTTAAATGCCAATCTGCAACAATATAGCTGGTGGAGTTACCGAGCCAATGCACGAGCTAATAATAAGGGTTGGCGATTAGATTATGCCATGGTTTCAAAACCATTACAAGAAAATATAAAAAGAGCCGTTATATTGCATGATGCTATACATAGCGACCATTGTCCTATTTTAGTGTCTATTGAAAAGTAA